AAAAGCTTTAATTTGCTTATTGGTTTTACATAACTTTCTTCCTAATTTATCTAATGTAGAAATAAGTTTTCCTATATAAATCACCGGATGAGGAAACCAATATGGGTCTCCAATTAATAAGTCTAGGACAACTGCTAATATTAAATCTAATACATTCATCGCCAATAGAGTTTCCATTTTAATTCCTCACTATCTTTAAAAAGCTTTTAACGCCCCTAACTTTCTAGGTTTTCTTTAATTAGTTTAATTTGTTGTTAACCGTCCCCAAGTTTTTCAGTTTAATTAGTTATTAACCGTCCCTCACCTTTTCTCTTTATTCCCATGATTTTATAGATTAAATCCATGTCTATACTATCTCTCACTATATCTGCTAGCTTGTCTATTTCTTTTTCTCTTAGACTTTCATAGGGTTTAGATTTTTTAGGTTCCATAGCTTTTTTTGATCTTAGTGTGTTCACTATATATTCTCTAAATTCGACTCCATCTAAAATCCCATGAATATACGTACCCATGATATTTCCATTTGCATTAGTTGCTCCATCGCAAGATGAAGTAGCTTCACCATTTTTTTCATATATTTCAAAAAGTGGTTTTGCCTCATGCCCATATTTACAAATTCCCATATGTATTTCATAACCATAGACATCAGTACTCATATTAATGCTATGAGCCTTTACTCTTGTAGTTATTTTCTCGTCTTGGAATACTGTATCTATGTCTAAAAGCTTCATTCCCTCTATTTTTTCTAAATTTGTTTCTACACCTTGGGGATCATTTAAGCTATTTCCTAGCATTTGATAACCTCCACAAATGCCTAATATGTTGCCGCCTGTACTATATTTCACAATGGCGTCAATAAGCCCTGAAGCTTTTAAGGTGATTAAATCCTCAATTGTATTTTTGGTTCCCGGTATTATAAGTAAGTCTGGATTTCCTAATTCTTCTTTAGTTGTAACAAATCTAACTGATACATCTTCTTCAGTCTTTAAGGCATCTACGTCTGTAAAATTCGATATATGTGGCAGCCATATTACCGCAATGTCAATAGGTGCAGTGATTTTTTTGTTAAATTCTACTGTGCCGTCTTCATCTTCTAAATCCAATCTAAAGTATGGGACTACTCCTGCGCAAGGAATATGTATAATATCCTCAAGCATTGTAAGCCCTGGCTTTAAAATTTCTATATCACCTCTGAATTTGTTTATAATGGTGGCCTTAACTCTTTTTTTCTCTTCCTCGTTAAGTAAAAGCATAGTCCCAGCAAGGGATGCAAATACTCCTCCTTTATCTATATCTCCTGCCAGGATTACAGGGGCATCTATAAGCTCTGCCATTCCCATATTTACTATATCTCTATCTCTTAAATTAATTTCCGCAGGGCTACCTGCTCCTTCCAATACTATAATTTCAAATTTCTTTTCTAATTCTTCAAACTGCTCCTTTAACATATCTCTAAATTCCAGTTTCATATTATGATATTCCATGGCTGTACTGTTTCCAAAAACCTTTCCATTAACTACAATTTGACACTTTTTATCTGAGGAAGGTTTTAATAAAATTGGATTCATAAATACCTCTGGCTCAAGACCAGCTGCGTAGGCTTGAAGCACC
This DNA window, taken from Clostridium estertheticum, encodes the following:
- a CDS encoding cobyric acid synthase codes for the protein MAKIMVQGTASSVGKSILVTALCRIFKQDGFSVCPFKSQNMSLNSYITLDGKEMGRAQVLQAYAAGLEPEVFMNPILLKPSSDKKCQIVVNGKVFGNSTAMEYHNMKLEFRDMLKEQFEELEKKFEIIVLEGAGSPAEINLRDRDIVNMGMAELIDAPVILAGDIDKGGVFASLAGTMLLLNEEEKKRVKATIINKFRGDIEILKPGLTMLEDIIHIPCAGVVPYFRLDLEDEDGTVEFNKKITAPIDIAVIWLPHISNFTDVDALKTEEDVSVRFVTTKEELGNPDLLIIPGTKNTIEDLITLKASGLIDAIVKYSTGGNILGICGGYQMLGNSLNDPQGVETNLEKIEGMKLLDIDTVFQDEKITTRVKAHSINMSTDVYGYEIHMGICKYGHEAKPLFEIYEKNGEATSSCDGATNANGNIMGTYIHGILDGVEFREYIVNTLRSKKAMEPKKSKPYESLREKEIDKLADIVRDSIDMDLIYKIMGIKRKGEGRLITN